A segment of the Siphonobacter curvatus genome:
TCGGTATACGGTAACGCTCAAGGGGCGTTGAATATAACTCAAGCCTTCGTCACGCCAGCTTACCCCATTCACCACGGACGGAATAGTACAGGAGGCTTCAATGGGTGGAAAATCAGGAGCTGAAGCCGTCAACGTATACGTGCTACCCGCGACTAGGGGCATTTGTCGGGTAGTAATCCGATAAACGTCGGCTCGTGGAGGTAAGGTAACCGTTCGCTGACCATTGGAAATCTGTACCACCGCATTGCGGATGAAAGCAGCACTATCCGTGCCCACCATGGGCTGATTGGAACGCAGCGTAACCTGAATGATCTGCTCGTGGGGGTTCAAGTAACATTCCAGTACCAATTTACGCTCGTACGGAATCAGTACCGAGTTTACTTCCTGCTCGCAAGCCAGGCAGCCGATCAGACTCAGAAACAGCACTACAGCAACGAGTATCTTCATGGTTTAAAACTTAAATCCGTACGAAATACTAGGAATGATCGGGAATAAGGAAACTTGCTTCAGAATACGTTTCGACTGCGTAGCGGTACTTTCCGAATCATCAATGTAATAGAAAAAGGGGTTTCGCCGACTATACGCATTGTATAGGCTAAACTCCCAAGTACGCTCGTGGTGACGCTTTTGTTTGCGAAGTTGTACGCTCAAATCCAGTCGGTGATACGGGGCGGCCCGAAAACTGTTCCGCTGGTTGTAATCAAAAACCTGAGCTGGAAAGAGAGAAACATTACCTGACTGGATCGGGCCTCGGATTTCGAAGGTGCTCTGTGGTAGAGAAAGGGCTTGTCCCGTTCCGTAGACCCAGGTTCCTGAAATCGTCACGCGGGAGTTGAGGTGATAAATGCCCACCAGTGATACATCGTGGCGGCGATCGTACCGAGCCCAGAACTTCTGTCCGCTATTGAGCTCGTCAAACTGATTTTGAATCCAGGAAAGCGTATACCCAATCCAGCCCGTAAGCCGACCGGTTTTCTTTTGTAGTAAAAATTCAGTTCCGTAGCTCCAGCCCTGACCCGCCGTAATTTGTTCTTCCCACGAACGGGGCTGCCGGTTCGTTTCCGTCAGACTTTCCAGACCCGTACTCGCCAAAAAGCTAGAACCTTCCTTGTACGAAAGAATACCATCCATCTTTTTGTAAAAGCCCTCCAGCGTTAGTGAGAAAGGACGGTAATCCTTGACCACGCCCAGAGCAATTTGCCGCGACTGTTGTGGAGCAATATTCTGCGTAGTAGGTACCCAAAGGTCTGTTGGCAATCCCACCCCCGAATTCGACAAGAGGTGAATGTACTGGTTCATGGTCGCATACGAAGCCTTTACAGCCCAATCCTGGCGAAAGGTATACGCAACCGCCAGTCGAGGCTCAGGCCGAACGTACGTGCGACCATCGGTGGTAAACGAACTTAACCGAACCCCCGCGTTGATTCGTAAAGGAGTAGTAGGGTGATAGGTGTCTTCCAGGTACAGGCCGCCTTCGTAACTGTCCAGGGGCTGACTACGAGCCACATTCTGGGAGGCAATACTACTTTCGAGGGTAACCGTCTGCGGTAGAAATCGATGTGAGGTTAGCAGTACACCCGCTTTGATGGCGTGCTTAGGTGAAGGTGACCAGTCAAAGCTACTCTTGAGGGAAAAATCCCGGATGGAAGAAGTATTTTGCAACACGTACTGACTCGTAACCTGATTGAACGTTTGGGAACTACGAGCATCTACCTGAAATTGATAATAGCTGTAAATCAGAGAAGTATTGGCGAAAAGCTGGTCAGAAAACAGGTGATTCCACCGCAGGCTAGCCGTGGCATTTCCCCAGTTTAATCCGCCGCCTTGGCTGTTGGCATCAATTCGGGAAGCGAAAGAAAATCGGTCCTGACCGAAATACCCGCTCAGATACAGCTTGTTTCGTCGGCCAAAATCATAATTGACTTTCGCGTTGAGGTCATAGAAATAATAACCGGCCTGGTTTTCGCGCGGTAGGAGAGGCCTGAGTAAAAGATCCGCATACGTCCGCCGACCGGAAATAATAAACGAAGATTGGTTTTTTTTGATGGGCCCTTCTAGTACCAAACGGCTGGAAATCAGCCCGATTCCTCCTTCACCGTGAAACGCTTCTTTGTGGCCTTCTTTCATCTGCATCTCGATAACGGAAGAAAGTCGACCGCCGTACCGGGCCGGGAATCCACCTTTGATCAGCTCGACGGATTTGAGAGCATCGCCGTTGAAAAGGGAGAAAAAGCCAAACAGGTGAAACGAATTGTATACCGGAGCATCGTCGAGCATAATCAAATTCTGGTCAGGACCACCCCCGCGAATGTACAGCCCGGAGTTACCTTCGGAGCCTTTTTGTACGCCGGGAAGCAATTGCAGGACTTTCAGCATGTCCTTTTCCCCCAATAGAGCCGGTACCGCCTTCATCTGCTGAATGGGAACCGATACGGTAGACATCTGAACATTCTGCGATTCTTTGGCTATCTGCTCGGCGGAAACGACCACCTCCTGTAATTGCCGGTTCTCCGCCCGCAAAGTCAGATTCAGTTCAGTACTTTTTCGAAAGACCAGAGTTCGGGTTTCCGTTTGAAAACCCACGGATGAAATGATTACGTTCAGACTATCCGAAGCAGGAAGCGTCAGCGAATAAAAGCCGTAAGCATTAGTAGTTGTGCCCGTTTGCCGCTCCGTTATACGAATCGATACGCCCGGTAATAGTTCGCCCGACCCCTGTTCCCGTACGTACCCACTGAGGGTAACCCGGCTGGTTTGAGCCTGAATTATACTGAAGGAAAAGAGTAAAATCAGGGTAAAACGTACCAGCATAGCAACCGATGGGTTGTCGAAAAGGTCTAGAGAGCGAACGCCAATCTACAAAACAAACGGCTGAAGTACAGAGATGTTACGAATTACTTCATTTATACGATCAATTGGGAAAATAAGAAGAAGCTACTGCAAGAAGGAGCGATCACCATACGCGAAGCTGGGGAATCCCCCAGCCGTAGCAGTTGTAATAGAGTGGATTGGATAATAGATCAGTGAACTAGCACTAAATAGGAAGGTGAAGGCTAAACGAAGAAGCACTTGTGGCAAGCAGCACACAGGCTATTCCATCAGCAAAATTCAGGATAACCGGGGAATTAAACATTGCGAAAACGCAAAAAACCACTTGCGTTTTCGCAACAAATGTACGTACACGTTTTACTTATCCCGCGAGAGTTGCGTGCGAATCCGGCTGATTTGGTAATAACTCATATTGAGATAACTCGCCAGTACGCTTTGAGCTAAACGTCCCCGTAAATTTGGATACTGTTCCTCAAACAATTGATAGCGGCGAAGCGGCGAACGCGTACAAAGCAATTGGATACGGGCATCATAGTCCAAGAAATATTGCTGCGTAAAATGAAGTACAACCTGAATATATTCGTGATGTTCTTCTTGCAATCGAATAAAGTCGCGATAATGCAAGCGAAAAATGGTACTTTCTTCTAGCGTTTCCAGGTATTGAGTAGAAGGAACTTGCTGATAAAAACTTTGGCTAATGGTACCTACTCCTCCTTCGGCTAGAATCCAGGCCGTAATCTCTTTACCCTCCTCAAAATAGTAGGCCCGCAAGAGTCCTTTTTCAATAAAATATAAGTAATCACTGGACTGGCCGGGCGTTACTAGAATAGAACCTTTTAGATACGTAGTGGGCTTAAATAATTGATTTAATGCCTGCTGAGCCGGTTCAGAAAAAGGCGGAAACTGAGTAATGACTTCAGCTAATTGGGTTGGTAATTCAGTAAGAGGTAGCATAGGCAAATAAAAACTAGCCCTCAATGTTACGAAACTTACCGTTAAATATGTCTAAGATAAAGATATTATTGTACAATAGCCATCACTTTAAAAGGCTTGGGTTCGCCAATAAATAATTGCTGAAAGCCTTCAATTTGATACGCCGCCAAACGTCCATTTTTACTTTCCAAAGTGAGAATTCGCTCCGATTCAAAGAGGTAATTTTTATCCAAAAGTGTGGCTTTAATCTTTTCCAATTTACCCTGGTCATCCGTAATTACCTCCATATATTGAACGGGTAAATTTTCTCCTTTTCGGAGGCGATAGGAAATGGTATGCGTAGAAAGCGTATCAACGAAGTAACTTTGGGTAAAAGACGGTTTATTGATATCGGCTTGTGTAAACAATTCCAGTTCTTTACTCCAATCAATTTTTTGCGTGATTAAGGTTTCGTTTTCTTCGTTTACAATCACGTCTTTCCGAACCAAGGGTTTCGTCCGACTTAAGGAGATAATCTGGGCATCGATGTATCCTTTTAAATCATAATACGGAGCTTTAAAATTATCCGAGCGTTGCGGCGACTGGCAAGCAAAGAATACTAGGGGTAGCAGGTATACCAACTTTTTCATGGCAGGAGAACAGCGAAAACGAAAAGATAGTTTGACGTCTACCAAGGTTTATGAATGCATTGAGGGGTTAAAACATAGCAGGGTTAATGTGTACCCACGAATGTTTTAACCCCTCAAGCCTCGGTATTCCGAAATTTATTTAAGGACGTAGCTCAGTTGTTCCGCGTTTTCCTGTAACCATTCGTGTACTTCTTCCACGATCTGGCGAATGGAAATTTCGGGTTTCCAGCCCGTTAGTTCGGTTACTTTGCTGTTGTCGGTGATGTACAGCGGAATATCCGCCGTACGGCCTTCCGTAACGGCTTTAATTGGAATCGTTTTTCCCGTAACCTCCTGGCAGACCTTCGTTAGTTCTACGAGCGACGTACTCACTTCGACGCCACCGCCAACGTTCAGCACTTCGCCATTTACTTTGTCGATATTGTGCAACTGCCAGTCTACCAAACGGTACAGATCGGCTACGTGCAGCATGTCACGGGTTTGTTTACCCGTACCATTAAAGCCAATGTACGCCAGTTGTTGTTCGTAAAAGTGGCGAGCTACCCACAATACCATCACGCCCTGATCGGCTTTGCCCATTTGCCAGGGGCCCGTCAGCACGCCGCAACGGTTGATCACCGTTTTCAGACCATAAAATTCATTGTATTCGTGAATCATCAGCTCCGAAGCTAGTTTAGTAGCTCCGTACAACGAGCGGGCTCCGTCGAGGGGGAAGTGCTCCGCAATACCCTTGTCAGAGGCTCCCGGAAGAGGTTGCTCTTCCGTCAGGGCAAAACGCGTATCTTTTTCCTGGTACGTCAGTTTTTCCAGCGGCTTGATCGGATAAATGCGACTGGTCGACAGGAAAATAAAGTTAGCCTTGTGCTTCAGAGCAAAGTTGAGGCAGTTGATGGTACCAACCAGGTTCGTATTGATCAGGTAATCGGGTGAGCCATTGAGACCAGCCAGGACGGAAGGTTCAGCAGAGGCTTCAATCACGGCATCTACGGCCGGAATCACGTCAAAATCTTCTTTGGAACGAATATCTCCGTGTACGAACTCAATACCAGCCGATTTGAGTCGATTGATATTTAATTCTGAACCCCGCCGTTTCAGGTTATCTAGGGCAAAGATTTCGTAGGAAGGATAGTTTTTCTTGAGACTAAGGGCGAGGGCTGAACCCACAAACCCGGCTCCGCCAGTAATAAGAATTTTCATGATACGTGAGGGTGTAGGCTGTTGCTTGCAGGCGTAGCGGTGGCTGACAGCTTCGGGCCTACATACTGGGATGGTTGAAAAATGAAAAGATGAATACTAGAAATTCAATATGTAGCTCAATCCGTAACCCGTTTGAGGTCAAAATTTTGAGCCGGACGAATGATAAGGGGCACTTTCTCGATCTTTACGGCCGAACTATCCAGCCCAAACCAGCGATCTTCGGAGGTAGTAAAGGCCTTGATGTAGAAGTACGCCTGCATGGTGATCCGCTCCCAGAAGGGTAGATCGTTTTCGAAGGACAGGAATTTTTCCAGTACGACGAAGCGGAAATCACCAATTACATTCTGCTTGTTCAGGGACTCATACCGGCTGGTAATATCCACTTCTTTCCGTTTTACCATGTCCTGGATTACTTTCCGGAAGTAAAGGTTGATACGTTGCTCTACCCGGAAACCCAGTCGGAAGGTCACTTTAATGACATCGTCAGGAGCAATAACGTTGACCTTGTACTCCATCGTGTACGGATCATCCACGGTATCCACGTGTACAAACCAGTAAATGTCAGCTCGCTTGGGACGCTTTTGGAAAATGGAGTAGATGACTTTCGATTCGATTTCACTGACCCGCGAAGCATTCGACATGAAAATCAGGTGCGTCGCGTATTTGGGAATGGACATATCCCGGCTGAGTTCTTTCAGTGGTTCCGTATAATCGGAAAGCTTCACGTATTCCGTCAAACGAGCTTTGATATTGAAGGCCCGTAACCAGATAATCATGACGCCTGCAATCGTCGAACCAATCAGTAACGAAACCCAACCGCCGTGCGTAAATTTCAGCAGGTTCGCCAGCAGGAATGAAAACTCAATGCTTAGGTAGACCACCAGGAAAAGAATCACACCGTAGAAATTGAATCGGTGCGTATACAGGTAGTACGCCATCAGCATGGTGGTCATCAACATCGTCAGCGTAATCGCTAGACCGTAGGCCGCTTCCATGTTCGTTGATTCGCGGAAATACAGTACAACGCCCATACAACCTGCCCACAACAGCCAGTTCACACTAGGCACGTACAACTGCCCTTTTTCGTTGGAGGGATACCGAAGCTTAACTTTGGGCCAGAAGTTCAAACGAATAGCTTCCGAAATCAGCGTAAACGATCCCGTAATCAAAGCCTGGCTGGCGATGATGGCTGCCATCGTCGCAATGGTAATACCGGGCAGTAAGAACCACTCGGGCATCATTTCGTAAATGGGCTTGCGACCCCGCAGAAACTCACCCGTATGTTCCATGAGCCAGGCTCCCTGACCGAAGTACTGGAGCATCAGACAGAGCTTCACAAAAACCCAGGATACCCGAATATTTCCGCGACCGCAGTGCCCCATATCGGAGTATAGAGCTTCCGCACCCGTCGAGCAAAGAAAGACCGAACCCAGTAACCAAAAGCCGCCCGCCTCGTGAGCCAGCATATCGTAAGCATAATAGGGACTAATGGCCCGTAGAATGGTCCAGTCGTGGGAAATCCAGAGAACTCCGAAGAAGCCCAGCATACTAAACCAAATGAACATGAGCGGCCCAAACGAGCGGCCCACCAGCTGCGTACCCAGAGCCTGAATCAGGAATAAAATCGTGATGATAACCAGGATGATATAAATAATATACTTCTCCAGGTGTGGATATCGCATCTCCAACCCTTCAACGGCCGAAGCCACGGACATGGGAGGCGTAATGATACCATCGGCCAGCAGAGCTGCTCCACCAATGATAGCCGGAACAGTTAACCAGCGGGCGTGCTTCCGCACTAGTGTGTATAAGGCAAAGACACCGCCTTCACCCCGGTTATCGGCCCGTAAAATAAGAATGACGTACTTGACGGTAGTAAGTAGAGTCAGCGTCCAGAATACGCAGGAAACGGCTCCTAAAGCAAGGCGTTCGGAAATGGGATTTTCGCCCACGACAGCCTGCATTACGTACAGCGGAGAGGTTCCAATATCTCCGTAAATGATACCCAGGGCAATCAGGAGCCCCGCAGTACTCACCTTATCCAGGTGTTTATGATCCATGTAAAAGTTGGCTTGATAGCCGCAAAGTTAAGTAATTAGACAACCAGCCGTACGGGGCAGAAACGAAGCTTCACAAAAAGGCCGACCAAAACGCGGAGTTTCGATCGGCCAGAAAAGTTATAATATACCTTCGACCTCTTTACGAAGCTGAGCTTCGTCCCGGAAGCCTACGAGGCGGTTGACGGGTTTACCGTCTTTAAAGAGAATAAGCGTAGGAATGGCGTCTACCCGAAATTGCTTTACCACGTCCGGGTCGCGGTCAGCGTCAATTTTTAAAACGGCTACTTTTCCGGTCCAGTCTTTCTTGAGTTTTTGCAGAATCGGATCCTGCTGTTTGCAGGGACCGCACCAGACGGCGTAGAAATCAACGAGTACTACTTTGTTGTCTTTCAGTGTCTGATCGAGTACGGCTTTCCCGGTAGGAGCCGCCACCATGGCCGGGCGTTCCTTCGGAGCAACGACGGTTTTGTTGGCGGTGGTCCATTTTAGATAGCCGCCGTCGAGGTTGTATACTTCCGTGAAGCCTTCTTTCGCTAAATACTCGGCCGCTTGTCCGCTTCGGCCGCCCGAGTAACAATACACCAGCACGGGCTTGGTTTTGTCAAGCTTCGCTACCTGCTCCGCAAAGGAGGCCTGCTGTTTCCAGTCGATGTTCTGGGCATTGGGTAAATAGCCGCGTTCGTACTCCGAAGGGGTACGAACATCGAGAATCTGCGTAGCACCGGGAAGCTTGCTCTCAAAGGCATTGACATCCAGGTTGGTTTGAGCAAGGGCCGACAGGCTCAGCAGGCTCGCCAGTACACTTACCAGAAAACGGAAATTCTTCATGTCAGGGTTGTTGATGAGCCAATGCAGCCCGAATCAGAGAGACGCTTTTTACTTCAGATTATCCAGATTATAATGGAGCCCGATGTTTTCCCGGCGGGACATGGCCATTTTTATCACAAGATACGAAACGTTGATCATGTTCCGTAATTCACAAATCGGTACCGAAACTTTTGATTCCCGGTACAATTGTTCGTGTTCGCGATACAGCAACTCTACCCGCTCATAAGCCCGGCGTAGGCGTCGGTTGGTACGCACAATACCCACGTAATTAGACATGATGCTGTTAAGCTCACGCGTCATTTCCGTCACCAATACCTGCTCTTCCGGATGCGTCGTGCCGGAGTCATCCCAGTCGGGTACATCATCCGGAATAACGGCCTGTGACAACTGTTCTATCGTATGCAAAAAGGCCCGGTGGCTGAATACGACGGCTTCCAGTAAGGAATTAGAAGCCAGACGATTAGCTCCATGCAGTCCCGTGCACGAACATTCACCGGCGGCGTAAAGGAAATGAATATTGGTTTGTCCCCATTCATTCACCCGAACGCCCCCACAAAGATAATGTTGTGCAGGTACAACCGGAATCATATCGGTCCGAATATCAATGCCCAGATCCAGGCAATGTTGCGTAATGTTGGGGAAGTGTTCCAGAAATTTTTCGTAATCGGCATCCCGCACATCCAGATAGACGTGATCGGTACCGTTCCGCTTCATTTCGGAGTCGATGGCCCGGGCCGTAATGTCGCGGGGGGCTAAAGAAAGGCGGGGGTCGTACTGTTCCATGAAGGTCGAACCGTCCGCGTTTTTCAGAATACCACCAAAGCCGCGTACGGCTTCCGAAATCAGGAACGAAGGCTTCTTACCGGGTTGGTACAGGCTGGTGGGGTGAAACTGGATGAATTCCATGTTATCACAAATCCCCTTGGCCCGGTATGCCATGGCAATGCCGTCGCCGGTTGCGATGGTTGGATTCGTGGTACTCTGGTAGATGTTCCCGATGCCACCCGTGGCCAGCATGGTGGTTTTCGCCAGAAACTTATCGACTTCGCCCGTTTGCGTATTCAATACGTATGCTCCGAAGCACTTGATGTCTTCGCGGTACCGCAGGACAGTTTCGCCTAGATGGTGTTGCGTGATGAGTTCAACGGCGTAGTAGTGCGTGAAAATCTGGATACTGCGGTGGCGTTGTACCTCTTCGAGCAAAGCCCGCTCGATTTCGGCTCCGGTAATATCTTTAAAGTGAAGAATGCGGTGATCGGAGTGGCCGCCTTCGCGGGCCAGGTCATAGTCTTCGCCGTGGCGATCGAACCGCGTTCCGTAATCAATTAGTTCTTGAATACGGGCGGGGGCTTCTTTGACTACAATCTCTACAATATCGCGTTTGTTGAGGCCATCGCCGGCGTCCACGGTATCTTCGATGTGTTTGTCGAAGGAATCTTCTTTGGACCATACCGCCGCAATGCCGCCCTGAGCGTATTTAGTGTTGGTTTCGTCGGCCTGAACTTTGGTAATGATGGCTATGGAAACCGCTTCCTGACGGCTTTCAAAATGACGAGCCAGTTTGGTCGCATAACTTAGCCCGGCAATACCCGAGCCGATCACAAGGAAGTCGTACTGATGAGTCATATTACATCCAAAACGATTTAGAGCGGCGAAAGTTAAAAGATATTTGGTAATGCGGGCAACTTAGGGAGGGAAATGTCAGGGGTATGGATGGTGATCAAGGACGGAATGTCTTATTTTAGTAAGCAGGAAATGAATTAGCTGGCCTGCAACGTATAAAACAACCTTCGAGGCCGAGCTGGCGGAGAAAAGGCTATTCTATCTAAACCCTAGTCAATGCAAACCCCTATGGATTTACTCCTTAATCGCTTACGTCGAAAGTCAATCGTACGAATAGTACTGATTCTCGGAATTAGTTTGGGATTTTTAACGGGCTGTACCGTGCGACTAGCCCCCCAACATAACCAGGCCTTAGCCGCGGGTTTAGTGGAGCAGAATAAGGCAGTGATGGAATTCTTTGCCTTTTACGCCTGGGGAACCAAAGCGGCCAGTTTTCCCGAACGCCTGCCCGAGTATAATCGCCTGATTGGTAATTTCGACGCTCTGGCCCTTCAGGCCGATGCCCGGCCCGTTCCCCGTAACAAGATCAAAACGAAAGTAAACGAAGCCTTACAGAAACGGGGCATCCCGGTACTGGAGGAGGGCGAAATACCGAGTGCTACGGCCCTGCGAAAAATTTACGAAACGCTCGTGAAAATGCGGGATACTGACCAAAAACAGGGATTGACCCTGACCGAAAGCCAAGCCTTTAAGGGGATGGTGAAAATTTACCTGGATCAGGCTCTGACGTACGAAAATTTTCTGGAACGCTAACCTACGCACCCATGGAGCTGGACATTACGCAACTCATGAAAGACATCAGCACGGCGGTATCCGCGGTACTGGGCAAAGATGTGACTACCATTCAGGGCTTTCGGGATCGGCAGTTAAAAGCCATCGCCCAGCAATCGGCCCTGATTACGGCGGGTATTGCGACGGGTGAAATCACGGAAGAAACCCGGGAGTTTTTTCTGGACAGTTTACAAGATATGGTGCTGAACTTCCTAAAAACACTACAAGGCGTTGCTCAGGTGACCATCGAGAAAGCCTGGAACGCCGCCGTAACCGTAATCTGGGACGCGATTGAAAAGGTGACGGGAATACGGTTAGTAGGCTGATCGTCATAACTACTAATGCAGAAAGAATGGAAATGCTCTTTTCCATACTTCCCGCATAGCGATTCATTGAAGTAATACAATCCGGCCTACCAATCCAGTTTGACCAGAGCTACCGCCTGCCGTTCCAGCGTAATCGGCAGGGAGACTTTGGCATCCACTGGCTGTACTTTACGCGTAGACAAACATTTTAATTTTCCCGCTTTTTCCAGGATCGCAATTTGCTGGGAACTAGGCTTTTGCGGAGAACCCATTTTCTTCCACGCCTCGTAGGAGTTGCTGTTTTCCTTATTAATTATGTAGATACGCAACGTTGTTTTGCGGGCCGGAATGTGAGCGATCTCCAGGTTGACGGTTTCCGTAGGGCCTGGTTTGTCGTCATCGTGGTAGTTCCAGATCATCACGGCTGCGGTTTTCTGATCACTGGTCGCCAGGGCTCCAAGATCGGAGGTTGGTCCATGAACGCTTGATTTCAGAACATCCGTCAACGCATACATGCGATTGCTTTGAGCCATGACCCGTTTTCCCGACATCATACCAAACATGCGGAATACATTCAGGACCGGCTTGTCTACGCCATTCGTAGCTAAATCCCGAAACCCGTAGAACCAGGGCTGATCTTCAAATTCAAAGGACCAAGATACGGCACCCAGAAAGTTGATTTTAGCCAAATCCGCCAGCAGGTACTTTCGGGCGAAAGTTGCGGCAGTATAACTGGAGTACATCGTGCCGTTACGATACGCATTCTCGGGATTCGTTGCCATGCCGCAGGCCGCACAACCTTCCGGGTCCGATTCCCCGATGATGATTGGTAAATCTTTGGTCTCGGGATACGCTGCCGTAATCGCAAAACCCGTCTTGATGTCATTCAACTGGGCGGACATGTCCATACGGACCGAGCCATCCACTAGTTTAGGCTGCCCCTTCGCGTGAAATAAAATAGCATCCACGGGTGAACCCTTCTTTCCGGTAGCGTAGTTGGTACCTGAAATGCAGTGCTTGATGAAGTTGTTGGTCCATTCAGTAGCTCCCTTGCCCCGCGTCCCCGCAATATTGATACCCCCGATTTTGGCCGTGGGTAAGGCCCGTTTCAAACCATCGGCGGCGTAGTCGTAAAGCTTCAGAAATTCTTCCTGCGTACCTTTCCAGTAATGCCCGTTGGGTTCATTCCAGACTTCCCAATACCAGCTTTCCACTTCCTGCTGTCCGTAGCGTTCGACCGAGTGTTTGACCCACTGATAGACCAATTCCCGCCATTTATTATAATCCTTGGGTGGATACGCCCAACCCGTAATAATATCCGTGTAGGGATCACCCGGCTTCCAGTAATGCCGATACGGTTCCGGATGCGTGGATAAGGCTTGCGGCATAAAGCCAATCTGAGCCAGGGGCTTCATGCCTCGCTTCACGTAACTGTCGAAAATGCTATCCACAATGGCCCAGTTATAAATGGGCTGCCCGTTGGCATCTTCGGTATACGCATTAGTAGAACCCCATTTCAGGGCCGCTTTACCATCTCCCGTTACTAATAGACTATGCGTTCGGACATAAACGGGTACGGGGCTTAACTGGGCTAGTTCCGTTAATAATTTTTGCCCGTCTTTCATGTAGGTATAGTTGGGTTCGTCATACCCAAACCAGGCCCATACGGGCCTCATGGGGGCAATTTCCTGCTTGAGATCTACTTGAATCGCAGGGTTTTGAGCAGAAGTAAAGGTCGCTGAAAGAAAGAATAGACTAAGGGCCATCCAAGCCGAAAGGATGGATGTTTGGCGAGACCAAGGTCTGCAAAAAGAGTTCATAACTTGAAGAAGTCTAGGTTTAGCAGTGGCAAAGTAAACTTTATTCTTTAGTTGAGGAATCCGGTCAGTCCGTCTACGGACGCTATTTTTCCTAGAAATGATCGTTAAGCGTACGTTGCGGTTACCTGGAGCGGGATAAATAAAGATGTGTACGAGCTTTTCGAATCGTAACGTTTACTCACAAAAAAGTCCGTAACCACCGTTACGGACTAAAAATTAAAGGATCGCTCGGTGCAGTTTCACCTGATCTTCCATAAACCCACCGTACAATCGCCGGTGGTCTTTGAAGTTGAAAACGCTTCCATCGTTTCGTACTTTCTCAATTTTTGACAAATCAAGCGTCTGTACCAGCCAATCTTCGGCCTGCGGCGTATGCGAAGCAATGATTCCTTCTTCGGGTAAACCCGTATCAGGGGTCGAGTAAAAGGCAGAAAACCCGTAATTGATATCCACCGCGGGTGACCAAAGGGCATTCCCTACGGTCTGTGAAACGACG
Coding sequences within it:
- a CDS encoding DUF4249 domain-containing protein, which encodes MKILVAVVLFLSLIGCLACEQEVNSVLIPYERKLVLECYLNPHEQIIQVTLRSNQPMVGTDSAAFIRNAVVQISNGQRTVTLPPRADVYRITTRQMPLVAGSTYTLTASAPDFPPIEASCTIPSVVNGVSWRDEGLSYIQRPLSVTVYRTYTLLWNGGTSTEPYYFALGRQWAFSDTTAVDGRDTVINGLETRWDHFKTAAELRLNSPMVRAYLGRIVSPDSVLRSPRSTDLLILQCDRHAYEFLKASALQMENGNNPFAEPTLIPSSVKNGLGVFGAIYLRRRTIP
- a CDS encoding TonB-dependent receptor — its product is MLVRFTLILLFSFSIIQAQTSRVTLSGYVREQGSGELLPGVSIRITERQTGTTTNAYGFYSLTLPASDSLNVIISSVGFQTETRTLVFRKSTELNLTLRAENRQLQEVVVSAEQIAKESQNVQMSTVSVPIQQMKAVPALLGEKDMLKVLQLLPGVQKGSEGNSGLYIRGGGPDQNLIMLDDAPVYNSFHLFGFFSLFNGDALKSVELIKGGFPARYGGRLSSVIEMQMKEGHKEAFHGEGGIGLISSRLVLEGPIKKNQSSFIISGRRTYADLLLRPLLPRENQAGYYFYDLNAKVNYDFGRRNKLYLSGYFGQDRFSFASRIDANSQGGGLNWGNATASLRWNHLFSDQLFANTSLIYSYYQFQVDARSSQTFNQVTSQYVLQNTSSIRDFSLKSSFDWSPSPKHAIKAGVLLTSHRFLPQTVTLESSIASQNVARSQPLDSYEGGLYLEDTYHPTTPLRINAGVRLSSFTTDGRTYVRPEPRLAVAYTFRQDWAVKASYATMNQYIHLLSNSGVGLPTDLWVPTTQNIAPQQSRQIALGVVKDYRPFSLTLEGFYKKMDGILSYKEGSSFLASTGLESLTETNRQPRSWEEQITAGQGWSYGTEFLLQKKTGRLTGWIGYTLSWIQNQFDELNSGQKFWARYDRRHDVSLVGIYHLNSRVTISGTWVYGTGQALSLPQSTFEIRGPIQSGNVSLFPAQVFDYNQRNSFRAAPYHRLDLSVQLRKQKRHHERTWEFSLYNAYSRRNPFFYYIDDSESTATQSKRILKQVSLFPIIPSISYGFKF
- a CDS encoding Crp/Fnr family transcriptional regulator encodes the protein MLPLTELPTQLAEVITQFPPFSEPAQQALNQLFKPTTYLKGSILVTPGQSSDYLYFIEKGLLRAYYFEEGKEITAWILAEGGVGTISQSFYQQVPSTQYLETLEESTIFRLHYRDFIRLQEEHHEYIQVVLHFTQQYFLDYDARIQLLCTRSPLRRYQLFEEQYPNLRGRLAQSVLASYLNMSYYQISRIRTQLSRDK
- a CDS encoding NAD-dependent epimerase/dehydratase family protein, giving the protein MKILITGGAGFVGSALALSLKKNYPSYEIFALDNLKRRGSELNINRLKSAGIEFVHGDIRSKEDFDVIPAVDAVIEASAEPSVLAGLNGSPDYLINTNLVGTINCLNFALKHKANFIFLSTSRIYPIKPLEKLTYQEKDTRFALTEEQPLPGASDKGIAEHFPLDGARSLYGATKLASELMIHEYNEFYGLKTVINRCGVLTGPWQMGKADQGVMVLWVARHFYEQQLAYIGFNGTGKQTRDMLHVADLYRLVDWQLHNIDKVNGEVLNVGGGVEVSTSLVELTKVCQEVTGKTIPIKAVTEGRTADIPLYITDNSKVTELTGWKPEISIRQIVEEVHEWLQENAEQLSYVLK
- a CDS encoding KUP/HAK/KT family potassium transporter, whose translation is MDHKHLDKVSTAGLLIALGIIYGDIGTSPLYVMQAVVGENPISERLALGAVSCVFWTLTLLTTVKYVILILRADNRGEGGVFALYTLVRKHARWLTVPAIIGGAALLADGIITPPMSVASAVEGLEMRYPHLEKYIIYIILVIITILFLIQALGTQLVGRSFGPLMFIWFSMLGFFGVLWISHDWTILRAISPYYAYDMLAHEAGGFWLLGSVFLCSTGAEALYSDMGHCGRGNIRVSWVFVKLCLMLQYFGQGAWLMEHTGEFLRGRKPIYEMMPEWFLLPGITIATMAAIIASQALITGSFTLISEAIRLNFWPKVKLRYPSNEKGQLYVPSVNWLLWAGCMGVVLYFRESTNMEAAYGLAITLTMLMTTMLMAYYLYTHRFNFYGVILFLVVYLSIEFSFLLANLLKFTHGGWVSLLIGSTIAGVMIIWLRAFNIKARLTEYVKLSDYTEPLKELSRDMSIPKYATHLIFMSNASRVSEIESKVIYSIFQKRPKRADIYWFVHVDTVDDPYTMEYKVNVIAPDDVIKVTFRLGFRVEQRINLYFRKVIQDMVKRKEVDITSRYESLNKQNVIGDFRFVVLEKFLSFENDLPFWERITMQAYFYIKAFTTSEDRWFGLDSSAVKIEKVPLIIRPAQNFDLKRVTD